A genomic segment from Drosophila miranda strain MSH22 chromosome 3, D.miranda_PacBio2.1, whole genome shotgun sequence encodes:
- the LOC108159501 gene encoding mucin-21 isoform X10, with translation MGLMRTLCCCFGGSSSKAQGSSPVYRVCPDEEVEPSPALLPADPEPAGQNEIEQTLAAAISDRATDEVLEALTRYRRGMGIAESPSVLLDEPQTPDIVRSRSSHDADGLIIRPGGRGSILPKLGLESPTATPHLPTKRRSVARKVRPQSVVENLSLSHIPDLLESPSSHRSNSQLSNRGAAAGAAALAAASNMTDSIAAMDDGGVDECCDSITELPSASFQLQHLVKGRPKRAKTRAPTRPLVSAECAGGGREIGEGLEHFFRPGSVTPTTLTPLVSPTSEECSSLSFVDSPTMSRDGNGQMTSEETTPILEERRPIKLDRQSPLLKNASWATRSRSTDNLEKYSPLVGRKSPLVKMRTEGGPGSGAAMEEGATSGLLKAGNRDDKMRSPSSDSIKSHATSGEGSVIVKTGNGILRTPIVLQKPRPWSVVGSEPKSSDLVTGNGTADSNKTTPDKLQEDVEVLTFGQSTGGSIVGITPGIAIAGGGSGGGSIVGITPGAALEKKSVRELAAGLSRLELPMKPPVMPRTLLNTAGGRTSNASSTSSNSSLSSSTSGGGTTTTTTTTTVLNTQNQARSRIVSTTSSNSESQETLSKITITEHGGSSQSISHSSTTEKKHAMACASLISNEILSMRNGQLSGKSGSCAESGGIKRIAGKEISTLFEV, from the exons ATGGGTCTGATGCGCACTctgtgctgctgcttcggCGGCTCGTCCTCGAAGGCCCAGGGCAGCAGTCCAGTCTACAGAGTGTGTCCCGATGAAGAGGTGGAACCTTCGCCTGCCCTTTTACCCGCAGATCCAGAGCCAGCTGGCCAAAA TGAGATTGAGCAGACGCTGGCCGCCGCCATCTCGGACCGGGCAACGGATGAGGTGCTGGAGGCATTGACCCGCTATCGCCGGGGCATGGGCATCGCCGAGTCGCCGTCGGTGCTGCTGGATGAGCCCCAGACGCCGGACATTGTACGCAGTCGCTCCAGTCAT GATGCGGACGGGCTGATCATACGCCCGGGCGGACGCGGCTCGATACTGCCCAAGCTGGGCCTGGAATCGCCCACT GCCACTCCCCATCTGCCCACCAAGCGGCGCAGCGTTGCCCGAAAGGTTCGTCCCCAGTCGGTCGTGGAGAATCTCAGCCTGAGCCACATACCCGATCTGCTGGAGTCCCCCTCCTCGCATCGCTCCAACTCCCAGCTGTCGAACCGCGGTGCAGCTGCCGGTGCCGCCGCCTTGGCCGCTGCCAGCAACATGACGGACAGCATCGCGGCCATGGACGATGGCGGCGTCGACGAGTGCTGCGACTCCATCACCGAGCTGCCCAGCGCCTCGTTCCAGCTGCAGCACCTGGTCAAGGGACGACCGAAGCGGGCCAAGACGCGGGCCCCGACCCGGCCGTTGGTCAGCGCCGAGTGTGCCGGTGGCGGCAGGGAGATTGGCGAGGGACTGGAGCACTTCTTTCGTCCGGGATCGGTGACACCCACCACGCTGACGCCCCTCGTCTCGCCCACGTCGGAGGAGTGCAGCTCGCTGTCGTTTGTCGACAGCCCCACCATGAGCCGCGATGGCAACGGACAGATGACCTCCGAGGAGACCACGCCCATCCTGGAGGAGCGCCGACCAATCAAATTAGACCGCCAGTCGCCCCTCCTCAAGA ATGCCTCCTGGGCCACCCGGTCGCGCTCCACGGACAACCTCGAGAAGTATTCGCCGTTGGTGGGACGCAAATCGCCGCTGGTCAAGATGCGCACCGAGGGTGGGCCTGGCTCGGGTGCTGCCATGGAAGAGGGAGCCACATCCGGATTGCTCAAAGCGGGAAACCGCGATGACAAGATGCGCTCGCCAAGCAGCGATTCGATCAAGAGCCACGCCACCAGCGGGGAGGGAAGCGTGATAGTGAAGACGGGCAACGGAATCCTGCGCACGCCCATTGTGCTGCAGAAGCCGCGTCCCTGGTCTGTGGTGGGCAGCGAGCCCAAGTCCAGCGATCTGGTCACTGGAAACGGTACCGCCGACTCCAACAAGACGACGCCGGACAAGCTGCAGGAAG ATGTTGAGGTGCTGACCTTTGGCCAGAGCACCGGCGGCTCAATAGTGGGTATCACACCGGGCATAGCCATAGCagggggcggaagtggcgggGGCAGCATTGTGGGCATTACACCAG GAGCTGCCCTTGAGAAGAAGTCTGTGCGCGAGCTGGCGGCAGGCCTTAGTCGATTGG AACTCCCCATGAAACCGCCCGTTATGCCCAGAACCCTCCTGAACACAGCAGGTGGGCGCACGAGCAATGCATCTTCCACCTCCTCGAACTCGTCATTGTCATCCTCGACCAGTGGCGGTGGAACCACAACTACTACAACAACGACGACAGTATTAAATACCCAGAACCAGGCGCGCTCAAGGATTGTGAGCACCACGAGCAGCAACAGCGAGAGCCAGGAGACGCTGAGCAAGATCACCATCACAGAGCACGGCGGCAGCAGTCAGTCCATCAGCCACTCGAGCACCACCGAGAAGAAGCACGCCATGGCCTGCGCCAGCCTCATCAGCAATGAGATCCTGAGCATGCGCAACGGTCAGCTGAGCGGCAAGTCGGGCAGCTGTGCGGAGAGCGGCGGCATCAAGCGCATCGCTGGCAAGGAGATCTCAACGCTATTCGAGGTTTGA
- the LOC108159501 gene encoding uncharacterized protein LOC108159501 isoform X9 has protein sequence MGLMRTLCCCFGGSSSKAQGSSPVYRVCPDEEVEPSPALLPADPEPAGQNEIEQTLAAAISDRATDEVLEALTRYRRGMGIAESPSVLLDEPQTPDIVRSRSSHDADGLIIRPGGRGSILPKLGLESPTKLEYLNLATPHLPTKRRSVARKVRPQSVVENLSLSHIPDLLESPSSHRSNSQLSNRGAAAGAAALAAASNMTDSIAAMDDGGVDECCDSITELPSASFQLQHLVKGRPKRAKTRAPTRPLVSAECAGGGREIGEGLEHFFRPGSVTPTTLTPLVSPTSEECSSLSFVDSPTMSRDGNGQMTSEETTPILEERRPIKLDRQSPLLKNASWATRSRSTDNLEKYSPLVGRKSPLVKMRTEGGPGSGAAMEEGATSGLLKAGNRDDKMRSPSSDSIKSHATSGEGSVIVKTGNGILRTPIVLQKPRPWSVVGSEPKSSDLVTGNGTADSNKTTPDKLQEDVEVLTFGQSTGGSIVGITPGIAIAGGGSGGGSIVGITPGAALEKKSVRELAAGLSRLELPMKPPVMPRTLLNTAGGRTSNASSTSSNSSLSSSTSGGGTTTTTTTTTVLNTQNQARSRIVSTTSSNSESQETLSKITITEHGGSSQSISHSSTTEKKHAMACASLISNEILSMRNGQLSGKSGSCAESGGIKRIAGKEISTLFEETLAEDLQRTISTRRMFRETTPYTKEDVVDL, from the exons ATGGGTCTGATGCGCACTctgtgctgctgcttcggCGGCTCGTCCTCGAAGGCCCAGGGCAGCAGTCCAGTCTACAGAGTGTGTCCCGATGAAGAGGTGGAACCTTCGCCTGCCCTTTTACCCGCAGATCCAGAGCCAGCTGGCCAAAA TGAGATTGAGCAGACGCTGGCCGCCGCCATCTCGGACCGGGCAACGGATGAGGTGCTGGAGGCATTGACCCGCTATCGCCGGGGCATGGGCATCGCCGAGTCGCCGTCGGTGCTGCTGGATGAGCCCCAGACGCCGGACATTGTACGCAGTCGCTCCAGTCAT GATGCGGACGGGCTGATCATACGCCCGGGCGGACGCGGCTCGATACTGCCCAAGCTGGGCCTGGAATCGCCCACT aaATTGGAATATCTCAACCTT GCCACTCCCCATCTGCCCACCAAGCGGCGCAGCGTTGCCCGAAAGGTTCGTCCCCAGTCGGTCGTGGAGAATCTCAGCCTGAGCCACATACCCGATCTGCTGGAGTCCCCCTCCTCGCATCGCTCCAACTCCCAGCTGTCGAACCGCGGTGCAGCTGCCGGTGCCGCCGCCTTGGCCGCTGCCAGCAACATGACGGACAGCATCGCGGCCATGGACGATGGCGGCGTCGACGAGTGCTGCGACTCCATCACCGAGCTGCCCAGCGCCTCGTTCCAGCTGCAGCACCTGGTCAAGGGACGACCGAAGCGGGCCAAGACGCGGGCCCCGACCCGGCCGTTGGTCAGCGCCGAGTGTGCCGGTGGCGGCAGGGAGATTGGCGAGGGACTGGAGCACTTCTTTCGTCCGGGATCGGTGACACCCACCACGCTGACGCCCCTCGTCTCGCCCACGTCGGAGGAGTGCAGCTCGCTGTCGTTTGTCGACAGCCCCACCATGAGCCGCGATGGCAACGGACAGATGACCTCCGAGGAGACCACGCCCATCCTGGAGGAGCGCCGACCAATCAAATTAGACCGCCAGTCGCCCCTCCTCAAGA ATGCCTCCTGGGCCACCCGGTCGCGCTCCACGGACAACCTCGAGAAGTATTCGCCGTTGGTGGGACGCAAATCGCCGCTGGTCAAGATGCGCACCGAGGGTGGGCCTGGCTCGGGTGCTGCCATGGAAGAGGGAGCCACATCCGGATTGCTCAAAGCGGGAAACCGCGATGACAAGATGCGCTCGCCAAGCAGCGATTCGATCAAGAGCCACGCCACCAGCGGGGAGGGAAGCGTGATAGTGAAGACGGGCAACGGAATCCTGCGCACGCCCATTGTGCTGCAGAAGCCGCGTCCCTGGTCTGTGGTGGGCAGCGAGCCCAAGTCCAGCGATCTGGTCACTGGAAACGGTACCGCCGACTCCAACAAGACGACGCCGGACAAGCTGCAGGAAG ATGTTGAGGTGCTGACCTTTGGCCAGAGCACCGGCGGCTCAATAGTGGGTATCACACCGGGCATAGCCATAGCagggggcggaagtggcgggGGCAGCATTGTGGGCATTACACCAG GAGCTGCCCTTGAGAAGAAGTCTGTGCGCGAGCTGGCGGCAGGCCTTAGTCGATTGG AACTCCCCATGAAACCGCCCGTTATGCCCAGAACCCTCCTGAACACAGCAGGTGGGCGCACGAGCAATGCATCTTCCACCTCCTCGAACTCGTCATTGTCATCCTCGACCAGTGGCGGTGGAACCACAACTACTACAACAACGACGACAGTATTAAATACCCAGAACCAGGCGCGCTCAAGGATTGTGAGCACCACGAGCAGCAACAGCGAGAGCCAGGAGACGCTGAGCAAGATCACCATCACAGAGCACGGCGGCAGCAGTCAGTCCATCAGCCACTCGAGCACCACCGAGAAGAAGCACGCCATGGCCTGCGCCAGCCTCATCAGCAATGAGATCCTGAGCATGCGCAACGGTCAGCTGAGCGGCAAGTCGGGCAGCTGTGCGGAGAGCGGCGGCATCAAGCGCATCGCTGGCAAGGAGATCTCAACGCTATTCGAG GAGACATTAGCTGAAGACCTGCAGCGCACCATCTCGACACGACGCATGTTTAGAGAGACTACGCCCTACACAAAGGAGGATGTCGTTGATTTATAA